The Mycolicibacterium brumae DNA window CAGCAGTTCCTCGTGGAAACCGCCGAACCGGCGCTGCGGGTCGAGCAGGTGGACCTCCAGGATCCAGTGGCAGCGGCGGCCTTGCCGGTCGACGCGACGCATCGGCGACGTGGAGCCGGGCGCGACGTAGGACGCCACCTCGTCGCCGGAGATCTTCTCGTGCGGAAACTCCCCCACCAGGTGCCCGGCGATGACGCCGCCGAACTCCCAGCCGGCCTCCCGGCTCAGCGCGACGACGTGCTCGAACAACTGCTCACCGGTGATGTCCGGGCTGGCCTCGTAGTGCGCGCGGCCGGCCGCCCAGATCCGCGGCAGGTCGTCGCGTAGCGCGAGTTTCACCGGGTCGTCGCCGAGCACATAGGTGCGGCCGAAGTCGGCCTCCCACTCCTCGAACAGCGGGCCGAAGTCCAGGAAGACGATGTCGTCGTCGCCGATGATCCGGTCCGGCGGGTTCTCCCGGTAGATCGCCACGGTGTTCTCCCCGGACCGCACGATCCGCTTGTGCCAGTGCCGGGTCACGCCCAGCAGCTCGGCGGCCAGGTCGCGGATCTCGTCGGACAGCGCGCGTTCACCGATCCCAGGTCGCACCAGTCCCCTGGCGCCGACCTCGTCGAAGAGTTGCTCGGCCTTGCGCTGCGCGTCGAGGAGCCGAGCGGCGCGCTGATCCTCGTCGGGCTTGCTGTCCACACCGACAGCGTATTTCGGCGTCCCGGTCGCCGCGCCCCGGACCGGCCGTTTCCGCCGAGGTGGACGACGGGTGACGTCGCAGGGAACTCGTGACGACAATCCGGTGATCCGGGCGAACATCTGCCGGAAATGGTTTGAAACACAGTCGATATCACCGAATCAAGGCCTGATTCTTGAGCCGAGCGATACACGCTCTCACCCAGATCCCCCACGATTCGGAACAACCCCTATGACGCTGCAAGCGCCCGCCCAAGAACCCGACCGCAGGCTTGACGGGATTTCCCAGCCTGAACCCATCAAGCAGTCCTGGCTGACCACCCGGCTGGAGCGCGCCAACACGTTGGCGTTCGTGCTCTTCGGCGGCCTGACCGCCTTCTGCGTGTACTTCTCGATGTAGGCGTTCCGCAAGCCCTATGCGCCTCCAAATACAGCGACGCCGCCGCACTGGGCTGGACCATCGACTTCGGCTTCAAGGAGACCCTGGTCATCGCCCAGATCCTCGGCTACGCGCTGTCGAAGGTGATCGGCATCAAGGTGATCTCGGAGATGCGGCCCAGCCGCCGGGCGCCCGCCATCCTGGTGCTGATCGGCATCTCCCTGCTCGGCCTGGTGCTGTTCGCGGTGCTGCCGATGGAGTGGAAGTTCGTGGCGCTGTTCATCAACGGCCTGCCGCTCGGCCTGATCTGGGGCCTGGTGTTCGGGTTCCTGGAGGGCCGGCGCACCACCGAGGTCCTCGGCGCGATGCTCAGCGCGAGCTTCATCGTGCCCTCGGGCATCGTGAAGTCGGTCGCGGTGTGGCTGATGAACGCCGGCGTCGACCAGTTCTGGATGCCGGCCGCCACCGGAGCGCTGTTCCTGCCCCTGCTGTTCGTCAGTGTGTACTGTCTGTCGAAACTGCCCCCGCCGAACGTCGAGGACATCGCCGCGCGCACCGAACGCCGCCCGATGAACGGCGCGCAGCACAAGGCCTTCCTCACCCGGTACCTGCCCGGCCTGTCGCTGCTGATCGCCGGCTACATCCTGCTGACCGTGTTCCGTGACTTCCGAGACGATTTCGCCGTCGAGATCTGGGCCGGCCTCGGCTTCGACGGCGACCCGGCGGTGCTCACCCAGAGCGAGATTCCGGTCGCCATCATCACCCTGCTGGCCTTCGCCGCGTTGGTGCTGATCCGCAACAACCGTTAGGCGTTCCTCACCATCCAGGCGATGAGCCTGGTCGGCGCGGCGCTGATGGGGCTTTCCGCACTGGGCTACATCACCGGTGTGGTGTCCCCGCTGTGGTTGATGATCGGCACCGGCGCCGGCCTGTACATCGGCTACATGCCTTTCGGCGCAATGCTTTTCGAGCGGATGATCGCCGCAACGAA harbors:
- a CDS encoding M24 family metallopeptidase — its product is MDSKPDEDQRAARLLDAQRKAEQLFDEVGARGLVRPGIGERALSDEIRDLAAELLGVTRHWHKRIVRSGENTVAIYRENPPDRIIGDDDIVFLDFGPLFEEWEADFGRTYVLGDDPVKLALRDDLPRIWAAGRAHYEASPDITGEQLFEHVVALSREAGWEFGGVIAGHLVGEFPHEKISGDEVASYVAPGSTSPMRRVDRQGRRCHWILEVHLLDPQRRFGGFHEELLDL